Proteins from a single region of Nocardioides anomalus:
- the ypfJ gene encoding KPN_02809 family neutral zinc metallopeptidase, with protein sequence MRFNPKADISGGRVKDVRGGGGGGGGMGNLPIGGITGGGIGTTIVVVVIYLIVQFAGGGSGGGGPATETDRYDQCKTGADANNSADCARKAVEVSLESYWSQVLPQQTNTAFRPTQVVTFDGSTNTGCGAASKDVGPFYCPTDQTIYLDTTFFADVLEGQLGGQGGDFVEPYVIGHEFGHHIQNLLGTMGRVRTQTGPTSDSVRLELQADCYAGMWAKGATGTTDGSGVKIFESIDDGDIQEALDAAKTVGDDRIQQAGGGDVNKEQWTHGSSAERMKWFKTGYSATNIKQCDTFSAASL encoded by the coding sequence GTGCGTTTCAACCCGAAGGCCGACATCAGCGGAGGACGGGTCAAGGACGTCCGGGGCGGGGGCGGCGGTGGCGGCGGCATGGGCAACCTGCCCATCGGCGGCATCACCGGTGGCGGCATCGGCACGACCATCGTGGTGGTCGTGATCTACCTCATCGTGCAGTTCGCCGGCGGCGGCTCCGGTGGCGGCGGGCCGGCGACCGAGACCGACCGCTACGACCAGTGCAAGACCGGCGCGGACGCCAACAACAGCGCCGACTGCGCCCGCAAGGCCGTCGAGGTCTCGCTGGAGTCCTACTGGTCGCAGGTGCTCCCCCAGCAGACGAACACGGCGTTCCGGCCGACCCAGGTCGTGACCTTCGACGGGTCCACCAACACCGGCTGCGGCGCGGCGAGCAAGGACGTCGGGCCGTTCTACTGCCCGACCGACCAGACCATCTACCTCGACACCACGTTCTTCGCCGACGTGCTCGAGGGCCAGCTCGGCGGGCAGGGCGGCGACTTCGTGGAGCCGTACGTCATCGGCCACGAGTTCGGCCACCACATCCAGAACCTGCTCGGGACCATGGGCCGGGTCCGCACCCAGACCGGGCCCACCAGCGACTCGGTGCGCCTGGAGCTCCAGGCGGACTGCTACGCCGGCATGTGGGCCAAGGGCGCCACCGGCACCACCGACGGCTCGGGGGTGAAGATCTTCGAGTCCATCGACGACGGCGACATCCAGGAGGCGCTGGACGCCGCCAAGACCGTCGGCGACGACCGGATCCAGCAGGCCGGCGGCGGCGACGTCAACAAGGAGCAGTGGACCCACGGCTCCTCGGCCGAGCGGATGAAGTGGTTCAAGACCGGCTACTCGGCCACGAACATCAAGCAGTGCGACACCTTCTCGGCCGCGTCGCTCTGA
- a CDS encoding ABC-F family ATP-binding cassette domain-containing protein, translating to MITAHQLEVRAGARLLMADVSFRVGAGDKVGLVGRNGAGKTTLTKILAGEGLPAAGRVETTGPVGYLPQDPRTGDPDVPVRERILSARGLDDVVRRLRAAETEMASPDPAVAERGMRRYASADAELHAGGGYAADAEAAQIASSLGIADRLMTQPLRTLSGGQRRRVELARILFSGADTLLLDEPTNHLDADSVVWLRDFLRAFRGGLVVISHDVALLDATVTKVLHLDANRATVDVYNMGWKAYLEQRETDERRRKRERVNAENKAKTLTDQANKMRAKATKATAAQNMLKRAEKMMAGIEGERADDKVARIKFPAPAPCGRTPLTAAELSKSYGSLEVFTDVDLAVDKGSRVVILGLNGAGKTTMLRILAGVDNPDTGRVVPGHGLKIGYYAQEHETLDTGRTVLENMQSAAPQLTDTEARSVLGSFLFSGEDAHKPAGVLSGGEKTRLALASLVVSSANVLLLDEPTNNLDPASREEVLAAIRSYEGAIILVTHDEGAVRALEPDRVLLLPDGDEDLWNEEYADLVALA from the coding sequence ATGATCACTGCTCACCAGCTGGAAGTCCGTGCTGGGGCGAGACTCCTGATGGCAGACGTCAGCTTCCGGGTCGGAGCGGGTGACAAGGTCGGGTTGGTCGGGCGCAACGGCGCCGGGAAGACCACCCTCACCAAGATCCTCGCCGGCGAGGGGCTGCCGGCCGCCGGACGGGTCGAGACGACCGGACCGGTCGGCTACCTGCCCCAGGACCCTCGCACCGGCGACCCCGACGTGCCCGTGCGCGAACGCATCCTGTCCGCGCGCGGCCTCGACGACGTCGTACGACGGCTGCGCGCCGCCGAGACCGAGATGGCCTCGCCGGACCCGGCGGTGGCCGAGCGCGGCATGCGGCGCTACGCCTCGGCCGACGCCGAGCTGCACGCCGGCGGTGGGTACGCCGCGGACGCGGAGGCCGCCCAGATCGCCTCCTCCCTCGGCATCGCCGACCGGCTGATGACCCAACCGCTGCGCACCCTCTCGGGCGGGCAGCGCCGCCGCGTCGAGCTGGCCCGCATCCTCTTCTCCGGCGCCGACACCCTGCTGCTGGACGAGCCGACCAACCACCTCGACGCCGACTCGGTGGTGTGGCTGCGCGACTTCCTGCGCGCGTTCCGCGGCGGGCTCGTGGTGATCTCCCACGACGTGGCCCTGCTGGACGCCACGGTGACCAAGGTGCTCCACCTGGACGCCAACCGGGCCACCGTCGACGTCTACAACATGGGCTGGAAGGCCTACCTCGAGCAGCGCGAGACCGACGAGCGGCGGCGCAAGCGCGAGCGGGTGAACGCCGAGAACAAGGCCAAGACCCTCACCGACCAGGCCAACAAGATGCGCGCCAAGGCCACCAAGGCCACCGCCGCGCAGAACATGCTCAAGCGCGCCGAGAAGATGATGGCCGGCATCGAGGGCGAGCGCGCGGACGACAAGGTGGCGCGCATCAAGTTCCCCGCCCCCGCGCCCTGCGGGCGGACCCCGCTCACCGCGGCCGAGCTGTCGAAGTCCTACGGATCGCTCGAGGTGTTCACCGACGTCGACCTGGCCGTCGACAAGGGCAGCCGGGTGGTGATCCTGGGCCTCAACGGCGCCGGCAAGACCACGATGCTGCGGATCCTGGCCGGCGTGGACAACCCCGACACCGGTCGGGTCGTGCCCGGCCACGGGCTCAAGATCGGCTACTACGCCCAGGAGCACGAGACGCTCGACACCGGCCGCACCGTGCTGGAGAACATGCAGAGCGCCGCGCCCCAGCTCACCGACACCGAGGCCCGCAGCGTGCTCGGCTCCTTCCTGTTCTCCGGCGAGGACGCCCACAAGCCGGCCGGCGTGCTCTCGGGCGGCGAGAAGACCCGCCTCGCCCTGGCCTCCCTGGTCGTCTCCAGCGCCAACGTGCTGCTCCTCGACGAGCCCACCAACAACCTCGACCCCGCCTCCCGCGAGGAGGTCCTGGCCGCCATCCGCAGCTACGAGGGCGCGATCATCCTGGTCACCCACGACGAGGGCGCCGTCCGCGCCCTCGAGCCCGACCGGGTGCTCCTGCTCCCCGACGGCGACGAGGACCTCTGGAACGAGGAGTACGCCGACCTGGTGGCGCTCGCCTGA
- a CDS encoding enoyl-CoA hydratase/isomerase family protein, protein MTSTPLTAEDLTAAGLHLDVSGAVATVTLSRPEVRNAQTPAMWHALAGIGATLPATVRVVVVRGAGQSFSAGLDRAMLDPATGDVGRLLSESDEAIAAAIDGYQQGFTWLRDPRFVSIAAVQGHAIGAGFQLALSCDLRVLADDAQLSMKEPALGLVPDLTGTKPLVEAVGYQRALEICATTRMVGAAEAVDVGLALTAVPADQLEQTVADLVQALTAPVAGAVTETKRLLLSATAADLETQRRLEREAQVRRFRELEPLMRQTQTPARAQE, encoded by the coding sequence ATGACCAGCACGCCGCTGACCGCCGAGGACCTCACCGCCGCGGGGCTGCACCTCGACGTCAGCGGCGCGGTGGCCACGGTGACCCTCAGCCGGCCCGAGGTGCGCAACGCGCAGACCCCGGCGATGTGGCACGCGCTGGCCGGGATCGGCGCGACCCTGCCGGCGACGGTGCGCGTGGTCGTGGTGCGCGGCGCCGGGCAGAGCTTCAGCGCGGGCCTGGACCGGGCGATGCTCGACCCGGCCACGGGTGACGTCGGGCGGCTGCTGTCGGAGAGCGACGAGGCCATCGCGGCGGCGATTGACGGCTACCAGCAGGGCTTCACCTGGCTGCGCGACCCGCGCTTCGTCAGCATCGCCGCGGTCCAGGGCCACGCGATCGGCGCGGGCTTCCAGCTGGCGCTGTCCTGCGACCTGCGGGTGCTGGCCGACGACGCCCAGCTGTCGATGAAGGAGCCGGCCCTGGGCCTGGTGCCGGACCTGACGGGAACAAAGCCCCTGGTCGAGGCGGTTGGCTACCAGCGAGCGCTGGAGATCTGCGCCACCACCCGGATGGTCGGGGCCGCCGAGGCCGTGGACGTCGGGCTGGCGCTGACGGCGGTGCCGGCCGACCAACTGGAGCAGACGGTGGCCGACCTCGTCCAGGCGCTCACCGCCCCGGTCGCCGGTGCGGTGACCGAGACCAAGCGGCTGCTGCTCAGCGCGACGGCCGCGGACCTCGAGACCCAGCGGCGACTCGAGCGGGAGGCGCAGGTGCGCCGGTTCCGCGAGCTGGAGCCGCTGATGAGACAGACCCAGACACCCGCACGAGCACAGGAGTAG
- a CDS encoding ABC transporter ATP-binding protein, with translation MAGGPGPGAAWRHLRSDRSVVNNRVDRRTVGRILRFAGPHRRLISVFLTLTVIDAAMVVVTPLLVQKIVDDGILAGDRGLVVTLALAMAGVAVFSGVLSVLSGWLSSRIGEGLIFDLRTQVFGHVQRQSLAFFTRTQTGALVSRLNNDVIGAQRAFTSTLSSTVANTIAVVVVGVTMVALSWQVTLLCLAMFPVLFLISRYVSGRLAGLTRRQMDGNADLGNVMTERFNVGGAMLLKLFGRRSEEDALFADKAAVVRDLGIKIALTTRIFGASMMAVPALATALVYGVGGNLAIDRTLTVGTLLALATLLLRLLGPLQGLSNVRIDVMTALVSFERVFEVLDLPSLVQERPDAVVLPRSAARVEFDAVSFTYPKADDVSLASLEAVARVESRDHVQVLHDVTFTAHPGQMVALVGPSGAGKTTITHLVARLYDVDGGAVRVGGEDVRDVTLESLEDAVGYVTQDAHMFHDTIRANLQYAAPGATDDAVWRALEAAQIATLIRGLPDGLDTVVGDRGYRLSGGERQRLAIARLLLKSPAIVVLDEATAHLDSESEAAVQRALDAALEGRTSLVIAHRLSTVRGADLILVVDGGRIVQSGTHIQLLRAGGLYADLYRTQLVEDVPA, from the coding sequence ATGGCGGGCGGACCGGGTCCGGGGGCGGCGTGGCGCCACCTCCGATCGGACCGCAGCGTCGTCAACAACCGCGTCGACCGCCGTACGGTCGGCCGGATCCTGCGCTTCGCCGGCCCGCACCGGCGGCTCATCAGCGTCTTCTTGACCCTCACCGTCATCGACGCGGCCATGGTCGTGGTCACGCCGCTGCTGGTGCAGAAGATCGTCGACGACGGCATCCTGGCCGGCGACCGGGGCCTGGTCGTCACGCTGGCGCTCGCGATGGCCGGGGTGGCGGTGTTCAGCGGCGTGCTCAGCGTGCTGTCGGGCTGGCTGTCCAGCCGGATCGGCGAGGGCCTCATCTTCGACCTGCGCACCCAGGTGTTCGGCCACGTCCAGCGCCAGAGCCTGGCCTTCTTCACCCGCACCCAGACCGGTGCGCTGGTGAGCCGGCTCAACAACGACGTCATCGGCGCCCAGCGCGCCTTCACCAGCACCCTGTCCAGCACGGTCGCCAACACCATCGCGGTGGTCGTGGTCGGGGTGACCATGGTGGCGCTCAGCTGGCAGGTGACGCTGCTGTGCCTGGCCATGTTCCCGGTGCTGTTCCTCATCAGCCGCTACGTCAGCGGCCGGCTGGCCGGGCTCACCCGCCGCCAGATGGACGGCAACGCCGATCTCGGCAACGTGATGACCGAGCGCTTCAACGTGGGCGGCGCGATGCTGCTCAAGCTGTTCGGCCGCCGGTCCGAGGAGGACGCGCTCTTCGCCGACAAGGCCGCCGTGGTCCGCGACCTCGGGATCAAGATCGCGCTCACCACCCGGATCTTCGGGGCCAGCATGATGGCGGTCCCGGCGCTGGCCACGGCCCTGGTCTACGGCGTCGGCGGGAACCTGGCCATCGACCGCACCCTCACCGTCGGCACCCTGCTGGCCCTGGCCACGCTGCTGCTGCGCCTGCTCGGGCCGCTGCAGGGCCTGTCCAACGTGCGCATCGACGTGATGACCGCGCTGGTCAGCTTCGAGCGGGTCTTCGAGGTCCTCGACCTGCCCAGCCTGGTCCAGGAGCGGCCCGACGCCGTCGTGCTGCCCCGCAGCGCGGCCAGGGTGGAGTTCGACGCGGTCTCCTTCACCTACCCCAAGGCCGACGACGTCAGCCTGGCCAGCCTGGAGGCCGTGGCCCGCGTGGAGTCGCGTGACCACGTGCAGGTCCTCCACGACGTCACCTTCACCGCCCACCCCGGCCAGATGGTGGCGCTCGTCGGTCCGTCCGGCGCCGGCAAGACCACGATCACCCACCTGGTGGCCCGGCTCTACGACGTCGACGGCGGCGCGGTCCGGGTGGGCGGCGAGGACGTCCGCGACGTGACCCTGGAGTCCCTGGAGGACGCGGTCGGCTACGTCACCCAGGACGCCCACATGTTCCACGACACCATCCGGGCCAACCTGCAGTACGCCGCCCCCGGCGCCACCGACGACGCGGTCTGGCGCGCGCTCGAGGCCGCCCAGATCGCCACGCTGATCCGCGGCCTGCCCGACGGCCTCGACACCGTGGTCGGCGACCGCGGCTACCGCCTGTCCGGCGGCGAGCGCCAGCGGCTGGCCATCGCCCGGCTGCTGCTCAAGTCGCCGGCGATCGTGGTCCTCGACGAGGCCACCGCCCACCTCGACTCCGAGTCCGAGGCCGCCGTGCAGCGCGCCCTGGACGCCGCGCTCGAGGGCCGCACCAGCCTGGTCATCGCCCACCGGCTCTCCACCGTGCGCGGCGCCGACCTCATCCTGGTCGTCGACGGCGGCCGGATCGTCCAGTCCGGCACGCACATCCAGCTCCTGCGCGCCGGCGGCCTCTACGCCGACCTCTACCGCACCCAGCTCGTCGAGGACGTCCCCGCCTAG
- a CDS encoding SDR family oxidoreductase, which produces MDLGLTDRVYVVTGGARGLGRATAEVLVAEGARVVLSGRSQESLDAAVGELGERAVAVVADNADAGTPGRVVDAALSAWGRLDGALISVGGPPPGAVTAITDEQWTASFEAVFLGAVRVAREVAARLGDGGSIAFVLSSSVRSPIAGLAISNGLRPGLAMVAKALADELGPQGVRVNGLLPGRVATERLDELDAASGDPERARREAAAAIPLRRQGEPEEFGRAAAFLLSPAASFVSGAMLPVDGGALRAL; this is translated from the coding sequence ATGGACCTCGGACTGACCGACCGCGTGTACGTCGTGACCGGGGGCGCCCGGGGCCTGGGCCGGGCCACGGCCGAGGTGCTCGTGGCCGAGGGGGCCCGTGTCGTCCTCTCCGGTCGGTCCCAGGAGAGCCTGGACGCGGCCGTCGGCGAGCTGGGGGAGCGCGCCGTGGCCGTGGTCGCCGACAACGCCGACGCCGGCACGCCCGGGCGCGTGGTCGACGCGGCGCTCAGCGCCTGGGGCCGCCTGGACGGCGCGCTCATCAGCGTGGGCGGACCGCCGCCCGGGGCGGTCACCGCCATCACCGACGAGCAGTGGACGGCGTCCTTCGAGGCGGTGTTCCTCGGCGCCGTCCGGGTGGCCCGCGAGGTCGCGGCCCGCCTCGGCGACGGCGGCTCGATCGCCTTCGTGCTGTCGTCCAGCGTGCGCAGCCCGATCGCCGGGTTGGCCATCTCCAACGGCCTGCGGCCGGGGCTGGCCATGGTGGCCAAGGCACTGGCCGACGAGCTCGGTCCGCAGGGCGTCCGCGTCAACGGGCTGCTGCCGGGCCGGGTGGCCACCGAGCGGCTCGACGAGCTGGACGCCGCGAGCGGCGACCCCGAGCGGGCCCGCCGCGAGGCGGCGGCCGCGATCCCGCTGCGCCGTCAGGGCGAGCCGGAGGAGTTCGGCCGGGCGGCGGCCTTCCTGCTCTCGCCGGCGGCGTCGTTCGTGTCCGGCGCCATGCTGCCCGTCGACGGTGGGGCGCTGCGGGCGCTCTGA
- a CDS encoding SURF1 family cytochrome oxidase biogenesis protein, producing MRSLRFLLSRRWILFALVVVMLTYAAWWLGGWQFRRLDDRKASNEIVRTNEHRQVTPVGEVLTPDGDPTDADEWRVVSASGTYDADSTVLVRYRTRDGAQGVDVVVPLVTADGTALLVDRGWLETDPSGADADVPAPPSGEVEVTGYVRANGTGDSTRVDDLSTRAISSDAIGPAIGRPVYGGFVELRSEDPEPATSLEAVELPELNNGPHFFYGLQWWFFGLLAVFGFFYLLVDEWRNGPASERPPVRRKDKAPRPKSRARLQADAARRQIEAEKAAKKAAQGRPVDQSARSAPPSTGSMAPDTNDAAGESRKAAARPNSSGSP from the coding sequence GTGCGATCGTTGCGGTTCCTGCTCAGTAGGCGCTGGATCCTGTTCGCGCTGGTCGTCGTGATGCTGACGTACGCCGCGTGGTGGCTGGGCGGGTGGCAGTTCCGCCGGCTCGACGACCGCAAGGCCAGCAACGAGATCGTGCGCACCAACGAGCACCGCCAGGTCACGCCCGTGGGCGAGGTGCTGACGCCCGACGGCGACCCGACCGACGCCGACGAGTGGCGGGTGGTGAGCGCGAGCGGCACCTACGACGCGGACTCCACCGTGCTGGTCCGCTACCGCACCCGCGACGGCGCCCAGGGGGTGGACGTGGTGGTGCCCCTGGTGACGGCGGACGGCACGGCCCTGCTGGTCGACCGTGGCTGGCTGGAGACCGACCCGAGCGGCGCGGACGCCGACGTCCCAGCGCCCCCGTCGGGCGAGGTGGAGGTGACCGGCTACGTGCGCGCCAACGGCACCGGCGACAGCACGCGCGTCGACGACCTGTCCACCCGGGCGATCAGCAGCGACGCGATCGGGCCGGCCATCGGGCGCCCGGTGTACGGCGGCTTCGTGGAGCTGCGCTCGGAGGACCCCGAGCCGGCCACCAGCCTGGAGGCGGTCGAGCTGCCCGAGCTGAACAACGGCCCGCACTTCTTCTACGGCCTGCAGTGGTGGTTCTTCGGGCTGCTGGCGGTCTTCGGCTTCTTCTACCTGCTCGTCGACGAGTGGCGCAACGGGCCGGCGTCCGAGCGCCCCCCGGTGCGGAGGAAGGACAAGGCGCCGAGGCCGAAGTCGCGGGCCCGGCTGCAGGCCGACGCGGCCCGGCGCCAGATCGAGGCCGAGAAGGCGGCCAAGAAGGCGGCCCAGGGCCGGCCGGTCGATCAGAGCGCCCGCAGCGCCCCACCGTCGACGGGCAGCATGGCGCCGGACACGAACGACGCCGCCGGCGAGAGCAGGAAGGCCGCCGCCCGGCCGAACTCCTCCGGCTCGCCCTGA
- the moaA gene encoding GTP 3',8-cyclase MoaA, which yields MQPLTDAFGRVATDLRVSLTDRCNLRCTYCMPAEGLDWMPLDSQLSDDEVVRLIGVAVERLGVREVRFTGGEPMVRRGLVDIVRRTAALEPRPETSVTTNALGLARTATALAEAGLDRVNVSLDTVRPETFHAITRRDRFHDVAAGLEAAQAAGLGPVKVNAVLLRGVNDDQAPELLAWCLERGYELRFIEQMPLDAQHGWSREEMVTADEILAALEERFVLVPAEEPRGSAPAERFLVDGGPGTVGVIASVTRPFCGACDRVRLTADGQIRNCLFAREESDLRSALRAGASDAELAERWLAAMATKLPGHGIDDPTFLQPDRPMSAIGG from the coding sequence GTGCAACCGCTCACTGACGCCTTCGGCCGGGTCGCCACGGACCTGCGCGTCAGCCTGACCGACCGCTGCAACCTGCGCTGCACCTACTGCATGCCCGCCGAGGGCCTGGACTGGATGCCCCTGGACTCGCAACTGAGCGACGACGAGGTCGTGCGCCTGATCGGCGTGGCCGTGGAGCGGCTCGGGGTCCGTGAGGTCCGCTTCACCGGGGGTGAGCCGATGGTGCGCCGGGGTCTGGTCGACATCGTGCGGCGCACGGCGGCCCTCGAGCCCCGGCCCGAGACCTCGGTGACGACCAACGCGCTGGGCCTGGCCCGCACCGCCACCGCGCTGGCCGAGGCCGGCCTCGATCGGGTCAACGTCAGCCTGGACACGGTGCGTCCCGAGACCTTCCACGCGATCACCCGCCGCGACCGGTTCCACGACGTCGCCGCCGGGCTCGAGGCGGCCCAGGCCGCCGGGCTCGGACCGGTCAAGGTCAACGCGGTCCTGCTGCGCGGTGTGAACGACGACCAGGCGCCCGAGCTGCTCGCCTGGTGCTTGGAGCGCGGCTACGAGCTGCGCTTCATCGAGCAGATGCCCCTCGACGCCCAGCACGGCTGGTCGCGCGAGGAGATGGTGACCGCCGACGAGATCCTGGCGGCGCTGGAGGAGCGGTTCGTGCTGGTGCCGGCCGAGGAGCCGCGGGGGAGCGCGCCTGCCGAGCGCTTCCTGGTCGACGGCGGCCCGGGCACGGTCGGGGTCATCGCGTCGGTCACGCGCCCGTTCTGCGGCGCCTGCGACCGGGTCCGGCTCACCGCCGACGGCCAGATCCGCAACTGCCTGTTCGCCCGCGAGGAGTCCGACCTGCGCTCCGCGCTGCGGGCCGGTGCCTCCGACGCGGAGCTGGCCGAGCGCTGGCTGGCCGCGATGGCCACCAAGCTGCCCGGCCACGGCATCGACGACCCGACGTTCCTGCAGCCGGACCGGCCGATGTCGGCCATCGGCGGCTGA
- a CDS encoding acetone carboxylase → MSDVCSAKGCQQPAVWALRWNNPKIHTPERRKVWLACVDHRESLGDFLGARGFLREAVEHVEGADESV, encoded by the coding sequence ATGAGTGACGTCTGCTCCGCCAAGGGATGTCAGCAGCCCGCCGTCTGGGCGCTGCGCTGGAACAACCCCAAGATCCACACCCCGGAGCGCCGCAAGGTCTGGCTGGCGTGCGTGGACCACCGGGAGTCGCTGGGCGACTTCCTGGGCGCGCGCGGGTTCCTGCGCGAGGCCGTCGAGCACGTCGAAGGTGCCGACGAGTCGGTCTGA
- a CDS encoding DUF3099 domain-containing protein encodes MARERSREPEAVRITSAASSRNDDIRTRQRRYLISMMLRTVCFIGMILASLAGIHWLWPIFLVGAIVLPYVAVVMANATTSRSDGFDLLDGGPARPQLGPGPGR; translated from the coding sequence ATGGCCCGGGAGCGCAGTCGTGAGCCCGAGGCGGTGCGGATCACCTCCGCGGCGTCCAGTCGAAACGACGACATCCGCACGCGTCAGCGCCGCTACCTCATCTCCATGATGCTGCGCACCGTGTGCTTCATCGGGATGATCCTCGCCTCGCTGGCCGGCATCCACTGGCTGTGGCCGATCTTCCTGGTCGGCGCGATCGTGCTGCCGTACGTCGCGGTGGTGATGGCCAACGCGACCACCTCGCGCAGCGACGGCTTCGACCTGCTCGACGGCGGTCCGGCGCGGCCCCAGCTGGGCCCCGGTCCGGGCCGTTGA
- a CDS encoding dodecin gives MTNRTYRVTEIVGTSPDGIEPAIRNAVERASQTLRHCDWFEVTEVRGQIKDGTVEHFQVGLKVGFRLEDEE, from the coding sequence ATGACGAACCGCACGTACCGCGTCACCGAGATCGTCGGGACCTCCCCGGACGGGATCGAGCCCGCCATCCGCAACGCCGTCGAGCGCGCCAGCCAGACGTTGCGGCACTGCGACTGGTTCGAGGTGACCGAGGTCCGCGGCCAGATCAAGGACGGCACGGTCGAGCACTTCCAGGTCGGGCTCAAGGTCGGCTTCCGCCTCGAGGACGAGGAGTAG
- the fabG gene encoding 3-oxoacyl-ACP reductase FabG: MTQESEPQARSVLVTGGSRGIGRAIAEAFVAQGDRVAVTSRGGGAPAGALDLTCDITDPAQVEAAFAAAEEAHGPVEVLVANAGITKDTLLLRMSEDDWSTVIDTNLTASYRLAKRASKGMLRLRRGRIVFISSVVGLLGNPGQVNYAASKAGLVGMARSIARELGSRSITANVVAPGFVETDMTAELTDEQQAAIKASVPLQRYASPQEVASAVTWLASDGAAYVTGAVVPVDGGLGMGH, from the coding sequence GTGACGCAGGAGAGTGAGCCGCAGGCCCGGTCGGTGCTGGTCACCGGCGGCAGCCGGGGGATCGGACGAGCCATCGCCGAGGCCTTCGTGGCCCAGGGCGACCGGGTCGCGGTGACCAGTCGTGGCGGCGGCGCCCCGGCGGGTGCGCTGGACCTGACCTGCGACATCACCGACCCCGCGCAGGTCGAGGCGGCGTTCGCGGCCGCCGAGGAGGCGCACGGACCGGTCGAGGTCCTGGTGGCCAACGCCGGGATCACCAAGGACACCCTGCTGCTGCGGATGTCCGAGGACGACTGGTCCACGGTGATCGACACCAACCTCACCGCGTCGTACCGGCTGGCCAAGCGGGCCTCCAAGGGCATGCTGCGGCTGCGGCGCGGGCGCATCGTCTTCATCTCCTCCGTGGTCGGGCTGCTGGGCAACCCCGGCCAGGTCAACTACGCGGCCAGCAAGGCGGGCCTGGTGGGCATGGCGCGCTCGATCGCGCGGGAGCTGGGCTCACGCTCGATCACGGCGAACGTCGTCGCGCCGGGCTTCGTGGAGACCGACATGACCGCCGAGCTCACCGACGAGCAGCAGGCGGCGATCAAGGCCAGCGTGCCGCTCCAGCGGTACGCCTCGCCGCAGGAGGTCGCCTCCGCGGTGACCTGGCTGGCGAGCGACGGCGCGGCGTACGTCACCGGGGCGGTCGTCCCGGTCGACGGTGGACTCGGAATGGGGCACTGA
- the fabI gene encoding enoyl-ACP reductase FabI, with protein sequence MSGILDGKRILVTGVTMDSSIAFAAAKFAQEQGATVLISNFGRALGITRRIAKRLPTEPPVLELDVTDQAHLDGLADQVREHLGEGASLDGVLHSIAYGNPETLLGGKFLGGPWEDVAQSFQVSAYSLMSLTQACRPLLSSGASIVGLTFDATVAWPAYDWMGVAKAGLESTSRYLARDLGPEGIRVNLVSAGPLRSLAAKAIPGFSDLEDMWGSRAPLGWDNTDLEPTAKAIGALLSDLFPATTGEIIHVDGGFHAMGA encoded by the coding sequence ATGAGCGGCATCCTCGACGGCAAGCGGATCCTGGTCACGGGCGTGACCATGGACAGCTCGATCGCGTTCGCGGCGGCGAAGTTCGCGCAGGAGCAGGGCGCGACCGTGCTGATCTCCAACTTCGGCCGTGCGCTGGGCATCACCCGGCGCATCGCCAAGCGGCTGCCGACCGAGCCGCCCGTGCTCGAGCTGGACGTGACCGACCAGGCGCACCTGGACGGGCTGGCCGACCAGGTGCGCGAGCACCTGGGCGAGGGGGCCAGCCTGGACGGCGTGCTGCACTCGATCGCCTACGGCAACCCGGAGACGCTGCTGGGCGGCAAGTTCCTGGGCGGGCCGTGGGAGGACGTCGCGCAGTCCTTCCAGGTCTCGGCCTACTCGCTCATGTCGCTGACCCAGGCCTGCCGGCCGCTGCTGTCCTCCGGCGCCTCGATCGTGGGCCTCACCTTCGACGCGACCGTCGCGTGGCCGGCGTACGACTGGATGGGTGTGGCCAAGGCCGGGCTCGAGTCGACCTCGCGCTACCTGGCCCGCGACCTGGGGCCCGAGGGGATCCGGGTCAACCTGGTCTCCGCCGGGCCGCTGCGCTCGCTGGCGGCCAAGGCCATCCCGGGCTTCAGCGACCTCGAGGACATGTGGGGCTCGCGCGCGCCGCTGGGCTGGGACAACACCGACCTGGAGCCGACCGCCAAGGCCATCGGCGCCCTGCTCTCGGACCTGTTCCCGGCCACGACCGGAGAGATCATCCACGTCGACGGCGGCTTCCACGCGATGGGTGCCTGA